Proteins encoded together in one Bacteroides ovatus window:
- a CDS encoding AI-2E family transporter, with protein MERKKITFDSFIRGSIGCMLVVGILMLVERLSGVLLPFFIAWLIAYMVYPLVKFFQYKLRLKSRIISIFCSLFLITVIGVTLFYLLVPPMISEIGRMNDLLVTYLTNGAGNNVPKNLSEFIHENIDLQALNRVLSEENILAAIKDTVPRVWTLLAESLNILFSILASFIILLYVIFILLDYEAIAEGWLHLLPNKYRTFASNLVHDVQDGMNRYFRGQALVAFCVGILFSIGFLIIDFPMAIALGLFIGALNMVPYLQIIGFLPTILLAILKAADTGQNFWIIIACALAVFAIVQIIQDTFLVPKIMGKITGLNPAIILLSLSIWGSLMGMLGMIIALPLTTLMLSYYQRFIINKEKIKYDEAETTDNQETSHN; from the coding sequence ATGGAAAGGAAAAAGATAACATTTGACAGTTTTATACGCGGTTCCATCGGATGTATGTTAGTTGTAGGAATATTAATGCTCGTGGAACGTCTTAGCGGAGTGTTATTGCCTTTCTTTATTGCGTGGCTGATAGCTTATATGGTCTATCCGTTAGTCAAATTCTTCCAGTATAAGCTACGATTAAAAAGCCGCATTATTTCCATCTTCTGTTCCTTATTCCTCATTACGGTTATCGGAGTCACTTTATTCTATCTATTAGTGCCGCCGATGATTTCGGAAATAGGCAGAATGAACGATTTGTTGGTGACTTACCTCACCAATGGAGCCGGTAACAATGTACCTAAGAACCTTTCTGAATTTATCCACGAGAACATTGATCTTCAGGCGTTGAACCGTGTATTAAGTGAAGAGAATATCCTGGCGGCAATCAAGGATACCGTCCCCAGAGTGTGGACTTTGCTTGCAGAATCTCTCAACATTCTATTCAGCATCCTTGCCTCCTTCATTATATTATTATATGTAATCTTTATATTATTGGATTACGAAGCAATAGCTGAAGGATGGTTACATCTGCTACCCAATAAATACCGTACGTTTGCCTCCAACCTAGTTCACGACGTACAGGATGGTATGAACAGATATTTCCGTGGACAGGCTTTGGTTGCTTTTTGCGTAGGTATCCTTTTCAGCATTGGCTTCCTGATTATCGATTTCCCCATGGCTATCGCTTTGGGACTTTTCATCGGAGCATTGAATATGGTTCCTTACTTACAAATCATCGGTTTCCTGCCCACCATTCTATTGGCAATCCTCAAAGCTGCCGACACCGGACAGAACTTCTGGATTATCATTGCATGTGCATTAGCTGTCTTTGCAATCGTACAAATCATACAGGATACCTTCCTTGTCCCCAAAATCATGGGAAAGATTACCGGACTGAATCCTGCCATCATTCTTTTATCTCTTTCCATCTGGGGTTCATTAATGGGAATGCTCGGCATGATCATCGCCTTACCACTAACAACTTTAATGCTCTCCTACTACCAACGCTTTATTATCAACAAAGAAAAGATAAAATATGATGAAGCCGAAACTACTGATAATCAAGAAACAAGCCATAACTAG
- a CDS encoding Kiwa anti-phage protein KwaB-like domain-containing protein produces MTLQEILDKVSTTNVNDLRLYFITRVLKDNIKKSAKIIDKYLFKVYQVDIDDEIRQYLYDLSIEQLDKVIKKNYEILDYDVISDDTQHLFTYSMQNKIFSFSDVVCNQLNTTPPKMQSIESILSNKDELWAYCVGFNDSEERDWIYTFRKIQSGKVAIDEKENKSILKTIRTYFDTSNQKLELLKGETVNLDKQIDCIYYDETFYVIKKVNFEQIVGLQEEYKEQSKIVVNELRETGKFNGLEMIEEKIESTPSIHKKLVRIARIGNYRTIDDKIIKKMKTVCNRYGVKLNVKEGKLSIEEEADIDTILKMLADYYKTGEVSGKAYGTFAGKELVNKQ; encoded by the coding sequence ATGACACTACAAGAAATTTTAGACAAGGTTAGCACCACCAATGTCAATGATCTTCGCTTATACTTTATCACTAGAGTATTAAAAGATAACATAAAGAAAAGTGCAAAAATCATAGACAAATACCTCTTTAAAGTTTATCAAGTTGATATTGATGATGAAATTAGACAATACTTGTATGATTTATCTATTGAACAATTAGATAAAGTCATAAAAAAAAACTATGAAATACTTGATTATGACGTTATAAGTGATGATACTCAGCACTTATTTACTTATTCTATGCAAAATAAGATTTTCTCCTTTTCCGACGTAGTTTGTAATCAACTCAATACCACTCCTCCAAAAATGCAGAGCATTGAATCTATCTTATCAAATAAAGATGAATTGTGGGCTTATTGCGTTGGATTCAATGATTCTGAAGAAAGAGATTGGATTTACACTTTTAGAAAAATCCAATCAGGGAAAGTTGCCATAGACGAGAAAGAAAACAAAAGTATACTAAAAACAATTAGAACCTATTTTGATACATCAAATCAAAAATTAGAACTACTCAAAGGAGAGACGGTAAATTTAGACAAACAGATAGACTGTATTTACTACGATGAAACTTTCTATGTTATCAAAAAAGTAAATTTCGAACAAATAGTTGGACTACAAGAGGAATATAAAGAACAATCCAAAATTGTTGTTAACGAATTAAGAGAAACAGGAAAATTTAATGGATTAGAAATGATTGAAGAAAAAATAGAATCAACACCATCAATACACAAAAAGCTAGTTCGTATCGCAAGAATCGGAAACTATAGGACTATAGATGACAAGATAATAAAGAAAATGAAAACAGTATGTAATAGATATGGTGTTAAGCTCAATGTTAAAGAAGGAAAGCTTAGCATTGAAGAAGAAGCAGACATTGATACAATATTAAAAATGCTTGCTGATTATTATAAAACAGGAGAAGTTTCAGGAAAAGCATACGGAACATTTGCGGGAAAAGAACTAGTAAATAAGCAATAG
- a CDS encoding helix-turn-helix domain-containing protein, which produces METEKYTNTIHLGRKIERVRRLRGMTQAELGDLLGITKQAVSKIEQTEKFDDERLGEIASALGVTVDGLKNFNEETILYNTNNFYENCGVKSAVSNTGNNQTFNSFPVEQVIEIFEKLLDKQKEQFETLKKEKK; this is translated from the coding sequence ATGGAAACGGAAAAGTACACAAATACGATTCATCTGGGAAGAAAAATTGAACGGGTGCGTCGGCTTCGGGGAATGACTCAAGCGGAACTCGGTGATTTGTTAGGTATAACGAAACAGGCTGTTTCGAAAATAGAACAAACAGAGAAGTTTGACGATGAACGATTAGGCGAGATTGCTTCAGCATTAGGCGTTACTGTAGATGGCCTGAAGAATTTTAATGAAGAGACAATCTTGTATAATACGAATAACTTCTACGAGAATTGCGGTGTTAAAAGTGCTGTCAGTAATACAGGTAATAATCAGACCTTTAATAGTTTTCCTGTTGAACAGGTAATTGAGATTTTCGAAAAGCTGTTGGATAAACAAAAGGAGCAATTTGAAACTTTAAAAAAAGAGAAGAAATAA
- a CDS encoding helix-turn-helix domain-containing protein gives MDIKVKDKVNQRHVGRNLQRIRVYLGMKQEALASDLGVSQQEISKIEKQDEIEDGLLTKIAEVLGISTDVIKDFDVEKAICNINNYKDATISPGATATVYAAHTQQINPLEKVVELYERLLKSEQEKIEILRECIKQGK, from the coding sequence ATGGATATTAAAGTAAAAGACAAGGTGAATCAAAGGCATGTCGGTCGCAATCTGCAAAGAATCCGTGTGTATCTGGGTATGAAACAGGAAGCGTTGGCTTCTGATCTGGGTGTTAGTCAACAGGAGATTTCGAAAATAGAGAAACAAGATGAGATAGAAGACGGACTGTTGACAAAAATAGCTGAAGTCTTAGGAATATCTACTGATGTCATCAAGGATTTTGATGTTGAAAAAGCCATTTGTAATATTAATAACTATAAAGATGCCACGATTTCTCCGGGAGCAACAGCAACTGTTTATGCAGCTCATACGCAACAGATTAATCCTCTTGAAAAGGTGGTTGAACTGTATGAACGCTTGTTGAAAAGTGAACAGGAGAAAATAGAGATTCTAAGAGAGTGCATAAAGCAGGGCAAATAA
- a CDS encoding SusC/RagA family TonB-linked outer membrane protein, protein MKSFSDKTNIGENNPLKTVYRMNFYLLFLLIGSLSILGSTRAYCQQSRTISGIVKNSQGETIIGANIVEKGTSNGTITNVDGLFTLRIAPNAVLKVSYMGYTEQEVNTRNKNKLEIILTEDARLIDEVVVVGYGSVKKRDLTGAVTSVKSAEVLAAPTNNVMEALQGKIPGMDITKTSGQVGGDVTILLRGSRSIYGSNEPLFIIDGIPGSYSQVSPSDIESVDVLKDASSTAIYGSAGANGVVIITTKRGKEGKATVNFDAYYGFSGSPNYRHGMTRDEWVTYQQEAYKYKNGDYPTDMSALLGKQDFIDAYNDGKWIDWIDEVSGNTATTQKYSLSVSSGTEKTKLFASTSYNREEGLLNNENLNRYSLRLNLDQQIFSWAKVGFTSNLVYRDLNSGVKNTFTKSLSAIPLGDAYTEKGEINHEYITGQYSPMSDFIENQYVDNTRSTYLNMSGYVELTPIKDLTFTSRVNGTLNHSRRGQYWGEKCNANRPSYAGSPHASITNNNAWNYTWENILAYNTTIAKDHNLGGSLITSWNKNQSESSMAAASGQMVDQWSFWRLTSGTSQHVESDFAQTQKMSFAFRLNYSYKGKYLFNFSTRWDGVSQFSTGHKWDAFPAGALAWRISDEAFMEKTRSWLDNLKLRVSYGITGNSGGTTAYSTTTQAYVYTASGISINGKIVPFTQYSGTYGSSDLGWEKSYNWNVGLDFGILNGRIDGSIEWFKTTTKGLLFKRTLPITSGLTGWGSPLAIWQNIAQTSNQGVEATITSHNIRHKDFTWNTTLSITWNKEQIDDLPDGDLIAENLFVGEPIKAIYGYKYTGIWGTDTPQETLDAYGVKPGFIKIETLDQKGDGGVHKYSTEDRQILGHSNPDWIIGFSNSFTYKNFDLSVFAMARYGQTINSDLLGYYTAEQSVTKNQLAGVDYWTEDNQGAYFPRPGTGDEQKTVYPSLRVRDGSFIKIKNITLGYTLPVNISRKVLMEKCRIYATAYNPFIFVKDKQLKDTDPETNGSDAFPTYRQFVFGVNLTF, encoded by the coding sequence ATGAAATCATTTTCTGATAAAACAAACATAGGGGAGAATAATCCCCTAAAGACTGTTTATAGAATGAATTTTTACCTATTATTCCTATTAATAGGTTCATTGTCGATACTTGGATCAACACGGGCTTATTGCCAACAGAGCAGAACGATCTCGGGTATAGTGAAAAACTCTCAAGGAGAGACGATTATCGGAGCGAATATCGTTGAAAAAGGTACCAGTAACGGGACGATTACGAATGTAGACGGACTGTTCACACTGCGCATAGCGCCCAATGCAGTATTAAAGGTATCTTATATGGGATACACAGAGCAGGAAGTCAATACACGCAACAAGAACAAGCTGGAAATCATACTGACGGAAGATGCCAGATTGATTGATGAAGTAGTGGTGGTAGGATACGGATCGGTCAAAAAACGGGATTTGACGGGGGCAGTAACCTCCGTCAAAAGTGCGGAAGTACTGGCCGCCCCTACCAATAATGTGATGGAAGCCCTTCAAGGCAAGATACCCGGAATGGATATCACCAAAACTTCGGGACAGGTAGGAGGTGATGTCACTATTCTGTTACGTGGTTCACGATCTATTTATGGCAGCAACGAACCGTTGTTTATTATCGATGGAATCCCCGGCAGTTATAGCCAGGTCAGCCCGTCGGACATCGAGAGTGTAGATGTGTTGAAAGATGCTTCTTCCACCGCCATTTATGGTTCCGCAGGAGCAAACGGCGTTGTAATCATCACCACCAAAAGAGGAAAAGAGGGAAAAGCGACCGTAAACTTCGATGCTTATTACGGATTCAGCGGTTCACCCAACTACAGACATGGGATGACGCGGGATGAATGGGTCACCTACCAGCAAGAAGCCTATAAATATAAAAACGGTGACTATCCAACCGATATGTCCGCCCTACTGGGGAAACAGGATTTTATAGATGCATACAACGACGGCAAATGGATAGACTGGATAGATGAAGTGTCGGGCAACACGGCTACCACACAGAAATACAGTCTTTCGGTCAGCAGTGGCACTGAAAAAACAAAATTATTTGCTTCGACTTCCTACAACCGGGAAGAAGGTTTACTTAATAACGAAAATCTGAACAGATATTCGTTACGCCTCAACCTGGATCAGCAGATATTTTCATGGGCAAAGGTGGGCTTTACCTCCAATTTAGTCTACCGGGACTTGAACTCCGGCGTGAAAAACACATTCACCAAATCTCTCTCCGCCATCCCGTTGGGTGATGCTTATACCGAAAAAGGGGAGATCAATCACGAATACATCACGGGACAATATTCCCCGATGAGTGATTTTATAGAGAACCAGTATGTAGACAACACGCGTTCTACCTACCTGAACATGAGTGGCTATGTCGAACTAACTCCCATCAAAGACCTGACTTTTACCAGTCGTGTCAATGGTACGTTGAATCACTCACGCCGCGGGCAATACTGGGGAGAGAAGTGCAATGCCAACCGTCCGTCTTATGCAGGTTCACCGCATGCTTCCATCACCAACAACAATGCCTGGAATTACACTTGGGAAAATATTCTCGCATACAACACAACCATCGCCAAAGACCATAATCTGGGAGGTTCACTGATTACTTCCTGGAATAAGAACCAGTCGGAAAGCAGCATGGCTGCCGCCAGCGGTCAGATGGTAGATCAATGGTCTTTCTGGCGACTGACATCGGGCACTTCCCAACATGTGGAATCCGACTTCGCACAGACACAGAAAATGTCTTTTGCCTTCCGTCTGAACTATTCATACAAAGGCAAATACCTATTTAATTTCTCTACCCGTTGGGACGGTGTTTCACAATTTTCTACCGGACATAAATGGGATGCTTTCCCCGCAGGTGCACTGGCGTGGAGAATATCAGACGAGGCATTTATGGAAAAGACACGTAGTTGGCTGGACAACCTGAAATTGAGAGTGAGCTACGGCATCACGGGTAACTCGGGAGGAACCACCGCATACAGCACCACAACACAAGCATACGTATATACCGCTTCGGGAATTTCCATTAATGGGAAGATTGTTCCTTTCACGCAATACTCCGGTACTTACGGTAGTTCCGATCTCGGCTGGGAGAAGTCATACAACTGGAATGTGGGGTTGGATTTCGGTATCCTGAACGGTCGCATTGACGGATCGATAGAATGGTTCAAGACAACCACCAAAGGATTATTATTCAAACGTACATTGCCCATCACCAGCGGTCTGACCGGATGGGGATCGCCTCTGGCTATCTGGCAGAACATCGCCCAGACCAGTAACCAAGGTGTGGAAGCAACGATCACTTCGCACAACATACGGCACAAGGATTTCACCTGGAACACTACTTTATCCATCACCTGGAACAAGGAACAAATAGACGATCTGCCTGACGGTGATCTGATCGCCGAAAACCTGTTTGTCGGTGAACCGATTAAAGCTATTTACGGATATAAATATACCGGAATCTGGGGAACCGATACTCCACAGGAAACATTGGATGCCTACGGCGTAAAACCCGGATTCATCAAGATAGAAACCTTAGACCAAAAAGGTGATGGAGGTGTACATAAATACAGTACGGAAGACCGGCAAATTCTAGGACATTCCAATCCGGACTGGATCATCGGATTCAGCAATTCCTTCACCTACAAAAATTTTGATTTATCCGTCTTTGCCATGGCGCGTTACGGACAGACAATCAACAGTGACCTGCTCGGTTATTATACTGCCGAACAGAGCGTAACCAAAAATCAACTGGCAGGCGTAGACTACTGGACAGAGGATAATCAAGGAGC